A genomic region of Lonchura striata isolate bLonStr1 chromosome 8, bLonStr1.mat, whole genome shotgun sequence contains the following coding sequences:
- the SLC15A2 gene encoding solute carrier family 15 member 2 isoform X3 has product MRAVLTLYFLSFFHWDENLSTAVYHAFSALCYFTPVIGAIMADSWLGKYKTIIYLSIVYVVGHLIKSVGAIPTLGNQAVHVVLSMVGLFLIALGTGGIKPCVSAFGGDQFEEEHTSERSKFFSIFYLSINAGSLISTFVTPVLRGDVKCFGEDCYALAFGVPAALMVLALVVFIAGSGLYRKTPPQGNVLLEVCKCIGFAIKNRLKNRSREIPKRDHWLDWASEKYSKQLIGEVKMVTRVLFLFIPLPMFWALFDQQGSRWTLQATKMNADFGIYVLQPDQMQFLNPLLILVFIPIFDLGLYPLINMCKLNFTPIRKMATGMILAGLAFGLAAVIEVKINETDMPRLVPKESLIRVLNLAKNPVQVTIQDKDLFQQPVESFQNPAEYSKLILNGEQQSLHFTLQHQGLTLAFNYTVKEKSVYSLIVFEAEGSLSSHLITDLEAKPENGLAAVRFINGLSQDVNLTIDSNRFIAVQKNYSASEYSLLERDIYNNGKCITETGEFPLELGLLDFGASYTIVITNISGGAVEMWKSEDIKANNVHMAWQLPQYLLISAGEVMFSITGLAFSYSQSPASMKSVLQAGWLLTVAVGNTFVLIVAEAAPMAQWAEFVLFTVLLFAVCIIFSIMGYFYVSVDPEDLEEKEEKRETSSRGNMIGLVTQKTKL; this is encoded by the exons ATGCGAG cTGTCCTGACACTGTATTTCTTAAGCTTCTTCCACTGGGATGAGAATCTCTCCACTGCTGTGTACCATGCCTTTTCTGCGCTGTGTTATTTCACACCTGTCATTGGAGCCATCATGGCAGACTCGTGGCTGGGGAAATACAA GACGATCATCTACCTCTCCATCGTGTATGTTGTTGGCCATCTGATAAAGTCAGTCGGTGCCATTCCAACCCTGGGTAACCAGGCAGTTCATGT GGTCCTGTCTATGGTTGGTCTGTTTTTGATCGCCCTTGGAACGGGAGGTATCAAGCCCTGTGTCTCTGCATTTGGTGGGGACCAGTTTGAAGAGGAACAT ACCTCAGAGAGAAGCAagtttttttccatcttctatTTATCCATTAATGCTGGAAGTTTGATCTCCACGTTTGTAACTCCTGTATTAAGAG gggATGTGAAATGTTTTGGAGAGGATTGTTATGCACTGGCTTTTGGTGTCCCAGCGGCGCTGATGGTGTTGGCACTTG ttgTGTTCATTGCTGGAAGTGGATTGTACAGAAAAACACCACCACAAGGAAATGTCTTGCTGGAAGTGTGCAAATGCATCGGT TTTGCTATTAAAAACCGGCTGAAAAACCGCTCCCGTGAGATTCCAAAGAGAGATCACTGGCTGGACTGGGCTTCAGAAAAATACTCA AAACAGCTGATTGGGGAGGTTAAGATGGTGACTCGTGTTCTCTTCCTCTTCATACCACTGCCAATGTTCTGGGCCCTGTTTGATCAGCAG GGATCCAGGTGGACTTTGCAAGCCACAAAAATGAATGCTGATTTT GGAATATATGTCCTTCAGCCTGACCAAATGCAG TTCTTAAATCCACTTCTTATTCTTGTCTTCATCCCAATTTTTGACCTTGGGCTCTACCCCCTGATAAACATGTGCAAATTGAATTTCAC ACCTATTAGGAAAATGGCAACAGGTATGATCCTTGCAGGGCTGGCATTTGGACTTGCAGCTGTTATAGAAGTCAAAATAAAT GAAACTGATATGCCTCGACTTGTCCCTAAAGAAAGTTTAATTCGGGTCCTGAATTTGGCCAAGAACCCTGTTCAAGTGACAATCCAAGACAAGGACCTATTTCAGCAGCCTGTGGAGTCTTTTCAG AACCCAGCTGAGTACTCAAAATTAATATTGAATGGAGAGCAACAGAGCCTTCACTTCACCCTGCAACATCAAGGATTGACTCTTGCTTTTAACTACACTGTGAAGGAAAAATCAGTATACAGCTTAATTGTTTTTGAGGCAGAAGGAAGCCTGTCAAGCCACTTA ATTACAGACTTGGAAGCAAAGCCAGAAAATGGTTTGGCAGCTGTTAG ATTCATTAATGGTTTGAGCCAAGATGTCAACCTCACCATTGATAGCAACAGGTTCATTGCTGTTCAGAAAAACTACAGTGCTTCTGAGTACTCACTTCTGGAGAGGGACAT ATATAATAATGGAAAATGCATAACTGAAACAGGAGAGTTccccctggagctggggctgcttgACTTTGGTGCCTCATACACCATTGTGATAACTAAT ATTTCTGGAGGTGCTGTTGAGATGTGGAAGTCAGAAGACATCAAAGCCAACAATGTCCATATGGCCTGGCAGTTACCACAATATTTATTGATATCTGCTGGGGAGGTGATGTTCTCCATTACGGGTCTGGCCTTCTCCTATTCTCAG TCTCCAGCCAGCATGAAGTCggtgctgcaggcaggctgGCTGCTCACCGTGGCTGTGGGGAATACCTTTGTGCTCATTGTTGCTGAGGCTGCACCAATGGCACAG tgGGCTGAATTTGTCTTGTTCACTGTTCTCCTCTTTGCTGTGTGCATTATTTTCTCCATCATGGGATATTTCTATGTCAGTGTGGATCCAGAGGACctagaagaaaaggaagagaagagagagaccTCAAGCAGAGGAAACATGATTGGTCTTGTTACTCAGAAAACAAAGCTCTAA
- the SLC15A2 gene encoding solute carrier family 15 member 2 isoform X2 — MEIPPSGDAPPTPLCKTLRRSFRDDPPRGDFPLQKKSPKLCGSNYPLSIAFIVVNEFCERFSYYGMRAVLTLYFLSFFHWDENLSTAVYHAFSALCYFTPVIGAIMADSWLGKYKTIIYLSIVYVVGHLIKSVGAIPTLGNQAVHVVLSMVGLFLIALGTGGIKPCVSAFGGDQFEEEHTSERSKFFSIFYLSINAGSLISTFVTPVLRGDVKCFGEDCYALAFGVPAALMVLALVVFIAGSGLYRKTPPQGNVLLEVCKCIGFAIKNRLKNRSREIPKRDHWLDWASEKYSKQLIGEVKMVTRVLFLFIPLPMFWALFDQQGSRWTLQATKMNADFGIYVLQPDQMQFLNPLLILVFIPIFDLGLYPLINMCKLNFTPIRKMATGMILAGLAFGLAAVIEVKINETDMPRLVPKESLIRVLNLAKNPVQVTIQDKDLFQQPVESFQNPAEYSKLILNGEQQSLHFTLQHQGLTLAFNYTVKEKSVYSLIVFEAEGSLSSHLITDLEAKPENGLAAVRFINGLSQDVNLTIDSNRFIAVQKNYSASEYSLLERDIYNNGKCITETGEFPLELGLLDFGASYTIVITNISGGAVEMWKSEDIKANNVHMAWQLPQYLLISAGEVMFSITGLAFSYSQSPASMKSVLQAGWLLTVAVGNTFVLIVAEAAPMAQWAEFVLFTVLLFAVCIIFSIMGYFYVSVDPEDLEEKEEKRETSSRGNMIGLVTQKTKL; from the exons GAGATGATCCCCCCAGAGGAGATTTCCCTCTTCAGAAAAAATCTCCG AAACTGTGTGGCTCCAACTACCCCCTGAGCATTGCCTTCATTGTGGTAAACGAGTTCTGTGAGCGCTTCTCCTACTATGGCATGCGAG cTGTCCTGACACTGTATTTCTTAAGCTTCTTCCACTGGGATGAGAATCTCTCCACTGCTGTGTACCATGCCTTTTCTGCGCTGTGTTATTTCACACCTGTCATTGGAGCCATCATGGCAGACTCGTGGCTGGGGAAATACAA GACGATCATCTACCTCTCCATCGTGTATGTTGTTGGCCATCTGATAAAGTCAGTCGGTGCCATTCCAACCCTGGGTAACCAGGCAGTTCATGT GGTCCTGTCTATGGTTGGTCTGTTTTTGATCGCCCTTGGAACGGGAGGTATCAAGCCCTGTGTCTCTGCATTTGGTGGGGACCAGTTTGAAGAGGAACAT ACCTCAGAGAGAAGCAagtttttttccatcttctatTTATCCATTAATGCTGGAAGTTTGATCTCCACGTTTGTAACTCCTGTATTAAGAG gggATGTGAAATGTTTTGGAGAGGATTGTTATGCACTGGCTTTTGGTGTCCCAGCGGCGCTGATGGTGTTGGCACTTG ttgTGTTCATTGCTGGAAGTGGATTGTACAGAAAAACACCACCACAAGGAAATGTCTTGCTGGAAGTGTGCAAATGCATCGGT TTTGCTATTAAAAACCGGCTGAAAAACCGCTCCCGTGAGATTCCAAAGAGAGATCACTGGCTGGACTGGGCTTCAGAAAAATACTCA AAACAGCTGATTGGGGAGGTTAAGATGGTGACTCGTGTTCTCTTCCTCTTCATACCACTGCCAATGTTCTGGGCCCTGTTTGATCAGCAG GGATCCAGGTGGACTTTGCAAGCCACAAAAATGAATGCTGATTTT GGAATATATGTCCTTCAGCCTGACCAAATGCAG TTCTTAAATCCACTTCTTATTCTTGTCTTCATCCCAATTTTTGACCTTGGGCTCTACCCCCTGATAAACATGTGCAAATTGAATTTCAC ACCTATTAGGAAAATGGCAACAGGTATGATCCTTGCAGGGCTGGCATTTGGACTTGCAGCTGTTATAGAAGTCAAAATAAAT GAAACTGATATGCCTCGACTTGTCCCTAAAGAAAGTTTAATTCGGGTCCTGAATTTGGCCAAGAACCCTGTTCAAGTGACAATCCAAGACAAGGACCTATTTCAGCAGCCTGTGGAGTCTTTTCAG AACCCAGCTGAGTACTCAAAATTAATATTGAATGGAGAGCAACAGAGCCTTCACTTCACCCTGCAACATCAAGGATTGACTCTTGCTTTTAACTACACTGTGAAGGAAAAATCAGTATACAGCTTAATTGTTTTTGAGGCAGAAGGAAGCCTGTCAAGCCACTTA ATTACAGACTTGGAAGCAAAGCCAGAAAATGGTTTGGCAGCTGTTAG ATTCATTAATGGTTTGAGCCAAGATGTCAACCTCACCATTGATAGCAACAGGTTCATTGCTGTTCAGAAAAACTACAGTGCTTCTGAGTACTCACTTCTGGAGAGGGACAT ATATAATAATGGAAAATGCATAACTGAAACAGGAGAGTTccccctggagctggggctgcttgACTTTGGTGCCTCATACACCATTGTGATAACTAAT ATTTCTGGAGGTGCTGTTGAGATGTGGAAGTCAGAAGACATCAAAGCCAACAATGTCCATATGGCCTGGCAGTTACCACAATATTTATTGATATCTGCTGGGGAGGTGATGTTCTCCATTACGGGTCTGGCCTTCTCCTATTCTCAG TCTCCAGCCAGCATGAAGTCggtgctgcaggcaggctgGCTGCTCACCGTGGCTGTGGGGAATACCTTTGTGCTCATTGTTGCTGAGGCTGCACCAATGGCACAG tgGGCTGAATTTGTCTTGTTCACTGTTCTCCTCTTTGCTGTGTGCATTATTTTCTCCATCATGGGATATTTCTATGTCAGTGTGGATCCAGAGGACctagaagaaaaggaagagaagagagagaccTCAAGCAGAGGAAACATGATTGGTCTTGTTACTCAGAAAACAAAGCTCTAA
- the SLC15A2 gene encoding solute carrier family 15 member 2 isoform X1, giving the protein MVGDKARGEMNAFQRNESKETLFTFISAGDDPPRGDFPLQKKSPKLCGSNYPLSIAFIVVNEFCERFSYYGMRAVLTLYFLSFFHWDENLSTAVYHAFSALCYFTPVIGAIMADSWLGKYKTIIYLSIVYVVGHLIKSVGAIPTLGNQAVHVVLSMVGLFLIALGTGGIKPCVSAFGGDQFEEEHTSERSKFFSIFYLSINAGSLISTFVTPVLRGDVKCFGEDCYALAFGVPAALMVLALVVFIAGSGLYRKTPPQGNVLLEVCKCIGFAIKNRLKNRSREIPKRDHWLDWASEKYSKQLIGEVKMVTRVLFLFIPLPMFWALFDQQGSRWTLQATKMNADFGIYVLQPDQMQFLNPLLILVFIPIFDLGLYPLINMCKLNFTPIRKMATGMILAGLAFGLAAVIEVKINETDMPRLVPKESLIRVLNLAKNPVQVTIQDKDLFQQPVESFQNPAEYSKLILNGEQQSLHFTLQHQGLTLAFNYTVKEKSVYSLIVFEAEGSLSSHLITDLEAKPENGLAAVRFINGLSQDVNLTIDSNRFIAVQKNYSASEYSLLERDIYNNGKCITETGEFPLELGLLDFGASYTIVITNISGGAVEMWKSEDIKANNVHMAWQLPQYLLISAGEVMFSITGLAFSYSQSPASMKSVLQAGWLLTVAVGNTFVLIVAEAAPMAQWAEFVLFTVLLFAVCIIFSIMGYFYVSVDPEDLEEKEEKRETSSRGNMIGLVTQKTKL; this is encoded by the exons ATGGTGGGAGACAAGGCGAGAGGGGAGATGAACGCTTTTCAGAGAAACGAATCCAAGGAAACTTTGTTCACTTTTATTTCTGCAGGAGATGATCCCCCCAGAGGAGATTTCCCTCTTCAGAAAAAATCTCCG AAACTGTGTGGCTCCAACTACCCCCTGAGCATTGCCTTCATTGTGGTAAACGAGTTCTGTGAGCGCTTCTCCTACTATGGCATGCGAG cTGTCCTGACACTGTATTTCTTAAGCTTCTTCCACTGGGATGAGAATCTCTCCACTGCTGTGTACCATGCCTTTTCTGCGCTGTGTTATTTCACACCTGTCATTGGAGCCATCATGGCAGACTCGTGGCTGGGGAAATACAA GACGATCATCTACCTCTCCATCGTGTATGTTGTTGGCCATCTGATAAAGTCAGTCGGTGCCATTCCAACCCTGGGTAACCAGGCAGTTCATGT GGTCCTGTCTATGGTTGGTCTGTTTTTGATCGCCCTTGGAACGGGAGGTATCAAGCCCTGTGTCTCTGCATTTGGTGGGGACCAGTTTGAAGAGGAACAT ACCTCAGAGAGAAGCAagtttttttccatcttctatTTATCCATTAATGCTGGAAGTTTGATCTCCACGTTTGTAACTCCTGTATTAAGAG gggATGTGAAATGTTTTGGAGAGGATTGTTATGCACTGGCTTTTGGTGTCCCAGCGGCGCTGATGGTGTTGGCACTTG ttgTGTTCATTGCTGGAAGTGGATTGTACAGAAAAACACCACCACAAGGAAATGTCTTGCTGGAAGTGTGCAAATGCATCGGT TTTGCTATTAAAAACCGGCTGAAAAACCGCTCCCGTGAGATTCCAAAGAGAGATCACTGGCTGGACTGGGCTTCAGAAAAATACTCA AAACAGCTGATTGGGGAGGTTAAGATGGTGACTCGTGTTCTCTTCCTCTTCATACCACTGCCAATGTTCTGGGCCCTGTTTGATCAGCAG GGATCCAGGTGGACTTTGCAAGCCACAAAAATGAATGCTGATTTT GGAATATATGTCCTTCAGCCTGACCAAATGCAG TTCTTAAATCCACTTCTTATTCTTGTCTTCATCCCAATTTTTGACCTTGGGCTCTACCCCCTGATAAACATGTGCAAATTGAATTTCAC ACCTATTAGGAAAATGGCAACAGGTATGATCCTTGCAGGGCTGGCATTTGGACTTGCAGCTGTTATAGAAGTCAAAATAAAT GAAACTGATATGCCTCGACTTGTCCCTAAAGAAAGTTTAATTCGGGTCCTGAATTTGGCCAAGAACCCTGTTCAAGTGACAATCCAAGACAAGGACCTATTTCAGCAGCCTGTGGAGTCTTTTCAG AACCCAGCTGAGTACTCAAAATTAATATTGAATGGAGAGCAACAGAGCCTTCACTTCACCCTGCAACATCAAGGATTGACTCTTGCTTTTAACTACACTGTGAAGGAAAAATCAGTATACAGCTTAATTGTTTTTGAGGCAGAAGGAAGCCTGTCAAGCCACTTA ATTACAGACTTGGAAGCAAAGCCAGAAAATGGTTTGGCAGCTGTTAG ATTCATTAATGGTTTGAGCCAAGATGTCAACCTCACCATTGATAGCAACAGGTTCATTGCTGTTCAGAAAAACTACAGTGCTTCTGAGTACTCACTTCTGGAGAGGGACAT ATATAATAATGGAAAATGCATAACTGAAACAGGAGAGTTccccctggagctggggctgcttgACTTTGGTGCCTCATACACCATTGTGATAACTAAT ATTTCTGGAGGTGCTGTTGAGATGTGGAAGTCAGAAGACATCAAAGCCAACAATGTCCATATGGCCTGGCAGTTACCACAATATTTATTGATATCTGCTGGGGAGGTGATGTTCTCCATTACGGGTCTGGCCTTCTCCTATTCTCAG TCTCCAGCCAGCATGAAGTCggtgctgcaggcaggctgGCTGCTCACCGTGGCTGTGGGGAATACCTTTGTGCTCATTGTTGCTGAGGCTGCACCAATGGCACAG tgGGCTGAATTTGTCTTGTTCACTGTTCTCCTCTTTGCTGTGTGCATTATTTTCTCCATCATGGGATATTTCTATGTCAGTGTGGATCCAGAGGACctagaagaaaaggaagagaagagagagaccTCAAGCAGAGGAAACATGATTGGTCTTGTTACTCAGAAAACAAAGCTCTAA